The following proteins are encoded in a genomic region of Chaetodon auriga isolate fChaAug3 chromosome 8, fChaAug3.hap1, whole genome shotgun sequence:
- the fabp4b gene encoding fatty acid binding protein 4b → MVEQFVGTWTLTASENFDEYMKAIGVGFATRQMGNMAKPNLVISVDDAGLISMKSESTFKTTEITFKVDEEFDETTADGRKTKTIITFENGKLLQTQSWDGKKTTLEREIQDGKLTAKCIMDDVVALRTYEKGV, encoded by the exons ATGGTCGAGCAGTTTGTTGGAACCTGGACTCTGACTGCCAGCGAGAACTTTGATGAATACATGAAGGCCATCG GTGTGGGCTTCGCCACTCGGCAAATGGGCAACATGGCAAAGCCCAACCTGGTGATCAGCGTGGACGATGCTGGGCTCATTTCAATGAAGTCCGAGAGCACCTTCAAGACCACCGAGATCACGTTCAAGGTGGATGAAGAATTTGACGAGACGACAGCAGACGGCCGAAAGACCAAG acCATCATCACTTTTGAGAATGGCAAACTTCTGCAAACACAGTCGTGGGATGGAAAGAAAACGACGCTGGAACGAGAGATCCAAGACGGAAAGTTAACAGCT AAATGCATCATGGATGACGTTGTTGCATTAAGGACCTATGAGAAAGGAGTTTAA
- the LOC143324950 gene encoding LOW QUALITY PROTEIN: protein FAM8A1-like (The sequence of the model RefSeq protein was modified relative to this genomic sequence to represent the inferred CDS: deleted 2 bases in 1 codon), with protein MTSYVTPPSSNMADKENTNMEVDEEKNKPFVDKVKSLVDDVTQRTGNQNNVEGKKNAGESRATTEYCERLQAWMWQYYTGYVNWQSWLAASAMSYPYYLQSASGTSTAHLDINSQNWYSNGAFGLPLSPYPPAVTSTSSRAGEAAGGAAVSAQPQQLPQENGNAQRPGREYSIPSPLQRLLAEMVDFFILFFIKATIIISIMHLSGIKDVSKFAMHFIVEEIDEDTSMEELQKMMLVALVYRILVCFYEIVCIWGAGGATPGKFLIGLRVVTCDSSILVQPNRVLVVPATNVSLSASTVRALNKNFSIAFFFPAFITLLFFQHNRTVYDMVAGTIVVKRSRIR; from the exons ATGACGTCGTACGTGACG CCGCCATCATCAAACATGgctgacaaagaaaacacaaacatggaagTCGATGAGGAAAAGAATAAACCGTTTGTTGACAAAGTTAAGTCACTCGTTGACGATGTTACCCAAAGAACAGGCAACCAGAACAATGTCGAAGGCAAGAAGAACGCCGGTGAAAGTCGCGCCACAACGGAATACTGCGAACGGCTGCAGGCGTGGATGTGGCAGTACTACACTGGATATGTGAACTGGCAGAGCTGGCTGGCAGCGTCAGCCATGTCCTACCCTTATTATTTACAGTCAGCAAGTGGGACGTCGACGGCACATCTTGATATAAACTCCCAGAACTGGTATAGTAACGGTGCTTTTGGTCTTCCGTTGTCGCCTTATCCACCTGCCGTCACCTCCACAAGCAGCCGGGCAGGTGAGGCAGCTGGTGGGGCTGCAGTGTCCGCCCAGCCGCAGCAACTGCCGCAGGAGAACGGAAATGCACAGAGACCAG GTCGGGAGTATAGCATCCCCTCACCTCTCCAAAGACTCCTCGCTGAGATGGTGGATTTCTTCATATTGTTTTTCATCAAAGCGACCATAATCATCAGTATCATGCACCTGAGTGGAATCAA GGACGTTTCCAAGTTCGCCATGCATTTCATAGTGGAGGAAATAGATGAGGACACATCGATGGAGGAGCTACAGAAAATGATGCTTGTCGCACTTGTGTATCGGATATTAGTGTGTTTTTACGAG ATCGTGTGCATTtggggagcaggaggagccaCTCCAGGGAAGTTTCTCATTGGACTCAGAGTTGTTACATGTGACTCATCGATTCTGGTTCAGCCGAACAGGGTGCTTGTGGTGCCAGCAActaatgtctctctgtctgc ATCAACCGTCCGAGCCTTGAATAAGAACTTTTCAATTGCCTTCTTTTTCCCGGCCTTCATCACACTTCTGTTCTTCCAGCACAACAGGACTGTGTACGATATGGTAGCTGGTACAATTGTTGTGAAGCGCTCCAGGATCAGGTGA